A window of the Hordeum vulgare subsp. vulgare chromosome 5H, MorexV3_pseudomolecules_assembly, whole genome shotgun sequence genome harbors these coding sequences:
- the LOC123397521 gene encoding dehydration-responsive element-binding protein 1H-like produces the protein MDVGIDCWISSPSSSTSGHELGVAVPVWSPAAKRPAGRTKFKETRHPVYRGVRRRGSAGRWVCEVRVPGKRGERIWLGTYVAAESAARAHDAAMLALLGRSTSAAACLNFPDSAWLLVLPPKLTDLADVRRAATEAVAGFLRMEAAVVPILDEATSPVYLPSSVDNADDVFQVPAFSAQGSDMFELDMSGEMDLDAYYAGFAQGMLLEPPPTPSHWENGECGDGAAAAGLWSY, from the coding sequence ATGGACGTGGGTATCGACTGCTGGATCAGCTCCCCTTCCTCATCTACGTCCGGGCACGAGCTCGGGGTGGCGGTGCCTGTGTGGTCGCCGGCGGCGAAGCGGCCCGCGGGGCGCACCAAGTTCAAGGAGACGCGGCACCCGGTGTACCGCGGCGTGCGGCGCCGGGGCAGCGCGGGGCGGTGGGTGTGCGAGGTGCGCGTCCCCGGCAAGCGCGGCGAGCGGATCTGGCTCGGGACCTACGTCGCCGCCGAGTCCGCCGCGCGCGCGCACGACGCCGCCATGCTCGCGCTGCTCGGACGCTCCACCTCCGCCGCGGCGTGCCTCAACTTTCCGGACTCCGCGTGGCTGCTCGTCCTTCCCCCGAAGCTCACCGACCTGGCCGACGTCCGGCGCGCGGCCACCGAGGCCGTCGCGGGCTTCCTGCGCATGGAGGCCGCCGTCGTCCCCATCCTGGACGAGGCCACCTCCCCCGTGTACCTGCCGTCGTCCGTGGACAATGCCGACGACGTGTTTCAGGTTCCGGCTTTCTCCGCGCAGGGCAGCGACATGTTCGAGCTCGACATGTCCGGGGAAATGGACCTGGACGCGTACTACGCGGGCTTTGCCCAGGGGATGCTCCTGGAGCCGCCGCCCACGCCGTCGCACTGGGAGAACGGAGAATGCGGCGACGGCGCAGCGGCCGCCGGCCTCTGGAGCTACTGA